One genomic segment of Actinoplanes ianthinogenes includes these proteins:
- a CDS encoding site-2 protease family protein translates to MTYEPVYTRTPRNAFIPSPVFVGIVAVFAVSGFLAWRQFGNVGFDVFLFIISGWLISLCLHEYAHAIAAFFSGDLTVADRGYLRLNPLKYTHPLLSIVLPIVVVILGGIGLPGGAVWVDHRYINSKIKDSLISAAGPLTNVLLALVAAAPFLLGLGPDVIDTGARLIIMTDHPEFWSALSALAFLQVTASVLNFLPIPGLDGGSILRPWLSAEYRRAWDLFAPFGFLLLFVALWQTSLSRYFYSVVLWGCDLLNVDPTLISKGLDLMRFWS, encoded by the coding sequence GTGACCTACGAACCGGTCTACACACGCACTCCACGGAACGCGTTCATCCCGAGCCCGGTCTTCGTCGGCATCGTCGCGGTCTTCGCGGTGAGCGGCTTTCTGGCCTGGCGGCAGTTCGGCAACGTCGGCTTCGACGTGTTCCTGTTCATCATCTCGGGCTGGCTGATCTCGCTCTGCCTGCACGAGTACGCGCACGCGATCGCCGCGTTCTTCTCCGGCGACCTGACCGTGGCCGACCGGGGTTACCTGCGGCTCAACCCGTTGAAGTACACGCACCCGCTGCTCTCCATCGTGCTGCCGATCGTCGTGGTGATCCTCGGCGGCATCGGCCTGCCCGGCGGCGCGGTCTGGGTGGACCACCGGTACATCAACAGCAAGATCAAGGATTCGCTGATCAGCGCGGCGGGGCCGCTCACCAACGTGCTGCTCGCGCTGGTGGCGGCCGCGCCGTTCCTGCTCGGCCTGGGGCCGGACGTGATCGACACCGGCGCCCGGCTGATCATCATGACCGACCACCCGGAGTTCTGGTCGGCGCTCTCCGCGCTCGCCTTCCTCCAGGTCACCGCGAGCGTGCTGAACTTCCTGCCGATCCCCGGCCTGGACGGCGGCAGCATCCTGCGGCCCTGGCTGAGCGCGGAGTACCGGCGAGCCTGGGACCTGTTCGCCCCGTTCGGCTTCCTGCTGCTGTTCGTGGCGCTCTGGCAGACCAGTCTCAGCCGGTACTTCTACAGCGTCGTGCTCTGGGGCTGCGACCTCCTGAACGTGGACCCGACCCTGATCAGCAAGGGTCTGGACCTGATGCGTTTCTGGAGTTAG
- a CDS encoding aldo/keto reductase family protein, whose product MEFRHLGRSGLLVSEIAYGNWITHGSQVEEEAALACVRAALESGITTFDTADVYAGTRAEEVLGRALKDERRDGLEILTKVYWRTGPGANDSGLSRKHIMASIDGSLRRLGTDYVDVYQAHRYDHHTPLEETMEAFADVVHRGKAHYIGVSEWSAAEIRAAKPLADELKIRLVSNQPQYSLLWRVIEAEVVPASQELGLGQIVWSPLAQGVLTGKYQAGQQPPAGSRATDEKSGAGFIARWLEDDVLNAVARLKPLADEAGLTMGQLAIAWVLHNPNVSAAIIGASRPEQVRDNVKASGVKLDDGLLKAIDEIVDPVVTRDPALTTSPAERP is encoded by the coding sequence ATGGAGTTCCGTCATCTCGGCCGTTCCGGCCTGCTGGTCAGTGAGATCGCCTACGGCAACTGGATCACCCATGGATCCCAGGTGGAGGAGGAGGCCGCGCTCGCCTGCGTGCGCGCGGCCCTGGAGTCCGGGATCACCACGTTCGACACCGCCGACGTCTACGCCGGGACGCGGGCCGAGGAGGTGCTGGGCCGGGCGCTGAAGGACGAGCGCCGCGACGGCCTGGAGATCCTCACCAAGGTGTACTGGCGGACCGGGCCGGGCGCGAACGACAGCGGCCTGTCCCGCAAGCACATCATGGCCTCGATCGACGGCTCGCTGCGCCGGCTCGGCACCGATTACGTGGACGTCTACCAGGCACATCGGTACGACCACCACACCCCGCTCGAGGAGACCATGGAGGCCTTCGCCGACGTGGTGCACCGGGGCAAGGCGCACTACATCGGCGTGTCCGAGTGGAGCGCCGCCGAGATCCGCGCGGCCAAGCCGCTCGCCGACGAGCTGAAGATCCGCCTGGTGTCCAACCAGCCGCAGTACTCGCTGCTCTGGCGGGTGATCGAGGCCGAGGTGGTGCCGGCGTCGCAGGAGCTGGGTCTGGGCCAGATCGTCTGGTCGCCGCTCGCGCAGGGCGTGCTGACCGGAAAGTATCAGGCCGGGCAGCAGCCGCCGGCCGGCTCGCGGGCCACCGACGAGAAGTCCGGGGCCGGGTTCATCGCCCGCTGGCTGGAGGACGACGTGCTGAACGCGGTCGCCCGGCTCAAGCCGCTCGCCGACGAGGCCGGGCTGACCATGGGGCAGCTGGCGATCGCCTGGGTGCTGCACAACCCGAACGTGTCCGCGGCGATCATCGGCGCGTCCCGGCCGGAGCAGGTCCGGGACAACGTGAAGGCGTCCGGGGTGAAGCTGGACGACGGGCTGCTGAAGGCGATCGACGAGATCGTCGACCCGGTCGTCACCCGGGACCCGGCGCTCACGACCAGCCCCGCCGAGCGGCCGTGA